One Serinus canaria isolate serCan28SL12 chromosome Z, serCan2020, whole genome shotgun sequence DNA window includes the following coding sequences:
- the TPM2 gene encoding tropomyosin beta chain isoform X10 translates to MASASSIDAVKKKIQSLQQVADEAEERAEHLQREADAERQARERAEAEVASLNRRIQLVEEELDRAQERLATALQKLEEAEKAADESERGMKVIENRAMKDEEKMELQEMQLKEAKHIAEEADRKYEEVARKLVVLEGELERSEERAEVAESRVRQLEEELRTMDQSLKSLIASEEEYSTKEDKYEEEIKLLGEKLKEAETRAEFAERSVAKLEKTIDDLEERSQQEAEKNRVLTNELRVILTELNN, encoded by the exons ATGGCCAGCGCCAGCTCCATCGATGCCGTCAAGAAGAAGATCCAAAGCCTGCAGCAGGTGGCCGACGAGGCGGAGGAGCGCGCCGAGCACCTGCAGCGGGAGGCCGATGCCGAGCGGCAGGCCCGGGAGCGG GCTGAGGCTGAAGTGGCTTCCCTCAACCGCCGTATCCAGCTGGTAGAGGAGGAGCTGGACCGCGCCCAGGAGCGTCTGGCCACTGCCCTGCAGAAGCTGGAGGAAGCTGAGAAGGCTGCTGATGAGAGCGAGAG AGGCATGAAGGTCATCGAAAACAGGGCCATGAAGGATGAAGAGAAGATGGAACTccaggaaatgcagctgaagGAGGCGAAGCACATAGCAGAGGAGGCTGACCGCAAATATGAGGAG GTTGCCCGCAAGCTGGTCGTTCTTGAGGGAGAGCTGGAGCGCTcagaggagagggcagaggTGGCGGAGAG CCGAGTGAGACAGTTGGAAGAAGAGCTGCGGACCATGGACCAGTCTCTCAAATCCCTCATTGCCTCAGAGGAAGAG tATTCCACCAAGGAGGATAAGTATGAGGAGGAAATCAAACTTCTAGGGGAAAAGCTGAAGGAG GCTGAGACCCGGGCGGAGTTTGCCGAGAGGTCTGTGGCAAAGCTGGAGAAAACCATTGATGACCTAGAAG AGCGCTCTCAGCAGGAGGCCGAGAAAAACCGTGTTCTCACTAACGAGCTGCGGGTCATCCTTACTGAACTTAACAACtga
- the TPM2 gene encoding tropomyosin beta chain isoform X5, with protein MASASSIDAVKKKIQSLQQVADEAEERAEHLQREADAERQARERAEAEVASLNRRIQLVEEELDRAQERLATALQKLEEAEKAADESERGMKVIENRAMKDEEKMELQEMQLKEAKHIAEEADRKYEEVARKLVVLEGELERSEERAEVAESRVRQLEEELRTMDQSLKSLIASEEEYSTKEDKYEEEIKLLGEKLKEAETRAEFAERSVAKLEKTIDDLEESLASAKEENVGIHQVLDQTLLELNNL; from the exons ATGGCCAGCGCCAGCTCCATCGATGCCGTCAAGAAGAAGATCCAAAGCCTGCAGCAGGTGGCCGACGAGGCGGAGGAGCGCGCCGAGCACCTGCAGCGGGAGGCCGATGCCGAGCGGCAGGCCCGGGAGCGG GCTGAGGCTGAAGTGGCTTCCCTCAACCGCCGTATCCAGCTGGTAGAGGAGGAGCTGGACCGCGCCCAGGAGCGTCTGGCCACTGCCCTGCAGAAGCTGGAGGAAGCTGAGAAGGCTGCTGATGAGAGCGAGAG AGGCATGAAGGTCATCGAAAACAGGGCCATGAAGGATGAAGAGAAGATGGAACTccaggaaatgcagctgaagGAGGCGAAGCACATAGCAGAGGAGGCTGACCGCAAATATGAGGAG GTTGCCCGCAAGCTGGTCGTTCTTGAGGGAGAGCTGGAGCGCTcagaggagagggcagaggTGGCGGAGAG CCGAGTGAGACAGTTGGAAGAAGAGCTGCGGACCATGGACCAGTCTCTCAAATCCCTCATTGCCTCAGAGGAAGAG tATTCCACCAAGGAGGATAAGTATGAGGAGGAAATCAAACTTCTAGGGGAAAAGCTGAAGGAG GCTGAGACCCGGGCGGAGTTTGCCGAGAGGTCTGTGGCAAAGCTGGAGAAAACCATTGATGACCTAGAAG AGAGCCTGGCCAGTGCCAAAGAGGAGAACGTGGGGATACACCAGGTCCTGGACCAGACCTTACTGGAGCTGAACAACCTCTGA
- the TPM2 gene encoding tropomyosin beta chain isoform X6 — protein MASASSIDAVKKKIQSLQQVADEAEERAEHLQREADAERQARERAEAEVASLNRRIQLVEEELDRAQERLATALQKLEEAEKAADESERGMKVIENRAMKDEEKMELQEMQLKEAKHIAEEADRKYEEVARKLVVLEGELERSEERAEVAESRVRQLEEELRTMDQSLKSLIASEEEYSTKEDKYEEEIKLLGEKLKEAETRAEFAERSVAKLEKTIDDLEDEVYAQKMKYKAISEELDNALNDITSL, from the exons ATGGCCAGCGCCAGCTCCATCGATGCCGTCAAGAAGAAGATCCAAAGCCTGCAGCAGGTGGCCGACGAGGCGGAGGAGCGCGCCGAGCACCTGCAGCGGGAGGCCGATGCCGAGCGGCAGGCCCGGGAGCGG GCTGAGGCTGAAGTGGCTTCCCTCAACCGCCGTATCCAGCTGGTAGAGGAGGAGCTGGACCGCGCCCAGGAGCGTCTGGCCACTGCCCTGCAGAAGCTGGAGGAAGCTGAGAAGGCTGCTGATGAGAGCGAGAG AGGCATGAAGGTCATCGAAAACAGGGCCATGAAGGATGAAGAGAAGATGGAACTccaggaaatgcagctgaagGAGGCGAAGCACATAGCAGAGGAGGCTGACCGCAAATATGAGGAG GTTGCCCGCAAGCTGGTCGTTCTTGAGGGAGAGCTGGAGCGCTcagaggagagggcagaggTGGCGGAGAG CCGAGTGAGACAGTTGGAAGAAGAGCTGCGGACCATGGACCAGTCTCTCAAATCCCTCATTGCCTCAGAGGAAGAG tATTCCACCAAGGAGGATAAGTATGAGGAGGAAATCAAACTTCTAGGGGAAAAGCTGAAGGAG GCTGAGACCCGGGCGGAGTTTGCCGAGAGGTCTGTGGCAAAGCTGGAGAAAACCATTGATGACCTAGAAG ATGAAGTGTATGCGCAGAAGATGAAGTACAAAGCCATCAGCGAGGAGCTGGACAATGCACTTAATGACATCACCTCCCTCTGA
- the TPM2 gene encoding tropomyosin beta chain isoform X11, which produces MASASSIDAVKKKIQSLQQVADEAEERAEHLQREADAERQARERAEAEVASLNRRIQLVEEELDRAQERLATALQKLEEAEKAADESERGMKVIENRAMKDEEKMELQEMQLKEAKHIAEEADRKYEEVARKLVVLEGELERSEERAEVAESKCGDLEEELKIVTNNLKSLEAQADKYSTKEDKYEEEIKLLGEKLKEAETRAEFAERSVAKLEKTIDDLEERSQQEAEKNRVLTNELRVILTELNN; this is translated from the exons ATGGCCAGCGCCAGCTCCATCGATGCCGTCAAGAAGAAGATCCAAAGCCTGCAGCAGGTGGCCGACGAGGCGGAGGAGCGCGCCGAGCACCTGCAGCGGGAGGCCGATGCCGAGCGGCAGGCCCGGGAGCGG GCTGAGGCTGAAGTGGCTTCCCTCAACCGCCGTATCCAGCTGGTAGAGGAGGAGCTGGACCGCGCCCAGGAGCGTCTGGCCACTGCCCTGCAGAAGCTGGAGGAAGCTGAGAAGGCTGCTGATGAGAGCGAGAG AGGCATGAAGGTCATCGAAAACAGGGCCATGAAGGATGAAGAGAAGATGGAACTccaggaaatgcagctgaagGAGGCGAAGCACATAGCAGAGGAGGCTGACCGCAAATATGAGGAG GTTGCCCGCAAGCTGGTCGTTCTTGAGGGAGAGCTGGAGCGCTcagaggagagggcagaggTGGCGGAGAG TAAATGTGGTGACCTAGAGGAGGAGCTGAAAATTGTCACCAACAACTTGAAGTCCCTGGAGGCCCAGGCTGACAAG tATTCCACCAAGGAGGATAAGTATGAGGAGGAAATCAAACTTCTAGGGGAAAAGCTGAAGGAG GCTGAGACCCGGGCGGAGTTTGCCGAGAGGTCTGTGGCAAAGCTGGAGAAAACCATTGATGACCTAGAAG AGCGCTCTCAGCAGGAGGCCGAGAAAAACCGTGTTCTCACTAACGAGCTGCGGGTCATCCTTACTGAACTTAACAACtga
- the TPM2 gene encoding tropomyosin beta chain isoform X8 yields MASASSIDAVKKKIQSLQQVADEAEERAEHLQREADAERQARERAEAEVASLNRRIQLVEEELDRAQERLATALQKLEEAEKAADESERGMKVIENRAMKDEEKMELQEMQLKEAKHIAEEADRKYEEVARKLVVLEGELERSEERAEVAESKCGDLEEELKIVTNNLKSLEAQADKYSTKEDKYEEEIKLLGEKLKEAETRAEFAERSVAKLEKTIDDLEDEVYAQKMKYKAISEELDNALNDITSL; encoded by the exons ATGGCCAGCGCCAGCTCCATCGATGCCGTCAAGAAGAAGATCCAAAGCCTGCAGCAGGTGGCCGACGAGGCGGAGGAGCGCGCCGAGCACCTGCAGCGGGAGGCCGATGCCGAGCGGCAGGCCCGGGAGCGG GCTGAGGCTGAAGTGGCTTCCCTCAACCGCCGTATCCAGCTGGTAGAGGAGGAGCTGGACCGCGCCCAGGAGCGTCTGGCCACTGCCCTGCAGAAGCTGGAGGAAGCTGAGAAGGCTGCTGATGAGAGCGAGAG AGGCATGAAGGTCATCGAAAACAGGGCCATGAAGGATGAAGAGAAGATGGAACTccaggaaatgcagctgaagGAGGCGAAGCACATAGCAGAGGAGGCTGACCGCAAATATGAGGAG GTTGCCCGCAAGCTGGTCGTTCTTGAGGGAGAGCTGGAGCGCTcagaggagagggcagaggTGGCGGAGAG TAAATGTGGTGACCTAGAGGAGGAGCTGAAAATTGTCACCAACAACTTGAAGTCCCTGGAGGCCCAGGCTGACAAG tATTCCACCAAGGAGGATAAGTATGAGGAGGAAATCAAACTTCTAGGGGAAAAGCTGAAGGAG GCTGAGACCCGGGCGGAGTTTGCCGAGAGGTCTGTGGCAAAGCTGGAGAAAACCATTGATGACCTAGAAG ATGAAGTGTATGCGCAGAAGATGAAGTACAAAGCCATCAGCGAGGAGCTGGACAATGCACTTAATGACATCACCTCCCTCTGA
- the TPM2 gene encoding tropomyosin beta chain isoform X7 yields the protein MASASSIDAVKKKIQSLQQVADEAEERAEHLQREADAERQARERAEAEVASLNRRIQLVEEELDRAQERLATALQKLEEAEKAADESERGMKVIENRAMKDEEKMELQEMQLKEAKHIAEEADRKYEEVARKLVVLEGELERSEERAEVAESKCGDLEEELKIVTNNLKSLEAQADKYSTKEDKYEEEIKLLGEKLKEAETRAEFAERSVAKLEKTIDDLEESLASAKEENVGIHQVLDQTLLELNNL from the exons ATGGCCAGCGCCAGCTCCATCGATGCCGTCAAGAAGAAGATCCAAAGCCTGCAGCAGGTGGCCGACGAGGCGGAGGAGCGCGCCGAGCACCTGCAGCGGGAGGCCGATGCCGAGCGGCAGGCCCGGGAGCGG GCTGAGGCTGAAGTGGCTTCCCTCAACCGCCGTATCCAGCTGGTAGAGGAGGAGCTGGACCGCGCCCAGGAGCGTCTGGCCACTGCCCTGCAGAAGCTGGAGGAAGCTGAGAAGGCTGCTGATGAGAGCGAGAG AGGCATGAAGGTCATCGAAAACAGGGCCATGAAGGATGAAGAGAAGATGGAACTccaggaaatgcagctgaagGAGGCGAAGCACATAGCAGAGGAGGCTGACCGCAAATATGAGGAG GTTGCCCGCAAGCTGGTCGTTCTTGAGGGAGAGCTGGAGCGCTcagaggagagggcagaggTGGCGGAGAG TAAATGTGGTGACCTAGAGGAGGAGCTGAAAATTGTCACCAACAACTTGAAGTCCCTGGAGGCCCAGGCTGACAAG tATTCCACCAAGGAGGATAAGTATGAGGAGGAAATCAAACTTCTAGGGGAAAAGCTGAAGGAG GCTGAGACCCGGGCGGAGTTTGCCGAGAGGTCTGTGGCAAAGCTGGAGAAAACCATTGATGACCTAGAAG AGAGCCTGGCCAGTGCCAAAGAGGAGAACGTGGGGATACACCAGGTCCTGGACCAGACCTTACTGGAGCTGAACAACCTCTGA